A single region of the Mugil cephalus isolate CIBA_MC_2020 chromosome 4, CIBA_Mcephalus_1.1, whole genome shotgun sequence genome encodes:
- the LOC125006986 gene encoding von Willebrand factor A domain-containing protein 1-like, giving the protein MKSLFLRCVFLWAMLERSYMQITVPATVLNCCEGDILILLDSSGSIANYEYLRMLNFAADLLRPFSLGRGHVRVGLLQVGTNPHLEFSLDVHSNQESLQKALQRVKQLQGDTNTEAALRVAQQLLTEMDENVPKVLLWLTDGVQPGDVDRPMSELKAQGVSVLAVSTVHGNYQVLRRAVTPPLESHLQFVDIDNINIIMKDLREAIIKIIGAERLRVVHLTSHSAVLEWRPVLSAGSGYYELWYNSVRKTMSEIRRVISSDSSRAELTDLQPDTTYTASLRPESNLGLFMTLSVDFTTLPEVLSPAEVSLSDSGPHQIRVSWGPLQPAQVQRYTVEYGAIPSGHVHTVSLHSQKNSTLLTGLEPGTQYLVTVSALHVDGKERAMSVRACTQEAMVALADLQLAPVERQEVQVTWQAYQEGLKGYWVSWERENSPSSKSSVSSTYLPPTTRSTRLTNLAPSSRVCVTPVYSSGRGDGICCTASTQRGSSQWG; this is encoded by the exons ATGAAGAGTCTTTTCCTTAGGTGCGTTTTTCTGTGGGCGATGTTGGAGCGAAGCTACATGCAAATCACTGTACCTGCCACAG TGTTGAACTGCTGTGAAGGGGATATTCTCATTCTGCTGGACTCCTCAGGAAGCATAGCAAACTACGAGTACTTGCGCATGTTGAACTTCGCCGCCGACCTGCTCCGCCCCTTTTCACTGGGCCGTGGGCACGTAAGAGTGGGGCTGCTGCAGGTGGGCACCAACCCTCACCTGGAGTTCAGTCTGGATGTCCACAGCAATCAAGAGAGTCTGCAGAAAGCACTGCAGAGGGTCAAGCAGCTGCAGGGAGACACCAACACTGAGGCGGCACTCAGGGTGGCCCAGCAGCTTCTGACAGAGATGGACGAGAATGTGCCAAAGGTGCTGCTGTGGCTGACTGATGGAGTGCAGCCTGGAGACGTGGACAGGCCGATGTCGGAGCTGAAGGCGCAGGGCGTCTCTGTGTTAGCTGTATCCACAGTACATGGCAACTACCAGGTGTTACGACGTGCAGTGACACCGCCCCTGGAGTCCCACCTGCAGTTTGTGGACATAGataacatcaacatcatcatgaAGGACCTGAGGGAGGCCATcatca AAATTATTGGTGCAGAACGACTGAGGGTGGTTCACTTGACTTCCCACAGTGCTGTGCTGGAGTGGCGTCCTGTTCTAAGTGCAGGCAGTGGTTACTATGAACTCTGGTATAACTCCGTTAGGAAAACCATGTCTGAGATCAGACGCGTTATATCCAGTGACTCTAGCAGGGCAGAGCTGACCGACCTGCAGCCTGACACCACCTACACAGCTTCCCTGCGCCCAGAGTCCAACCTGGGGTTGTTTATGACACTGTCCGTAGACTTCACCACACTTCCTG AGGTGTTAAGTCCAGCAGAGGTCTCCTTGTCAGATTCTGGCCCTCATCAGATCCGTGTGAGCTGGGGTCCCCTGCAGCCAGCTCAGGTACAAAGGTACACAGTGGAATACGGAGCTATTCCAAGTGGACATGTCCACACGGTGTCGTTACACAGCCAGAAAAACTCAACCTTACTGACAGGCCTGGAGCCGGGAACTCAGTATCTGGTTACAGTCAGCGCTCTGCATGTGGATGGAAAAGAAAGAGCCATGTCTGTGAGGGCATGCACTCAGGAAG CTATGGTTGCCTTGGCTGACCTTCAGCTGGCACCAGTGGAGCGACAGGAGGTGCAAGTAACATGGCAGGCCTATCAGGAAGGGTTGAAAGGCTACTGGGTCAGTTGGGAAAGAGAAAACTCACCCAGTTCAAagtcctctgtctcctccaccTACCTGCCTCCCACCACCCGTTCAACACGGCTAACGAACCTGGCACCGAGCAGCCGAGTGTGTGTGACCCCGGTCTACAGCTCAGGACGAGGAGATGGGATATGCTGTACCGCCAGCACTCAGAGAG GTTCCAGCCAGTGGGGTTAA
- the LOC125006295 gene encoding olfactory receptor class A-like protein 4: protein MEQDENAELVGMGLRVSVSPVQTAFYIILVMLGVVGNATVICVIGKSVLMDRGGGRNSDIIIINMALSNLLVSVMRNTLLVISDIGLELYSSKGWCQFLMGIWVWLRSVNVWSTLFLSAFHLQTLRRVTPTSGVLHGSRGLPVTLLLSLGLIWILNFIYAIPAHIFSTNGNMNTTETLMLVSSTTRPLLGCVWNFPSSYSGLAYATTSMVIHETIPIFLMALTNMSSLYTLYTHGRVRSSVKDGPVIKRVPAERRAAKVILALIMLFIASWGTSVISVNYFNYNRGSSADFLLIIARFANIIFIAMSPAVLAIGHRGLRTCIKSTLTH, encoded by the exons ATGGAACAGGATGAAAATGCAGAGCTTGTGGGGATGGGACttcgtgtctctgtgtcccctGTACAAACCGCCTTTTACATTATCCTGGTGATGCTGGGCGTTGTGGGTAATGCCACTGTGATCTGTGTTATCGGTAAGAGTGTGTTAATGGACCGCGGAGGGGGACGTAACTCGGACATCATTATTATAAACATGGCGCTGTCCAACCTGCTGGTGTCTGTGATGAGGAACACGCTGCTTGTCATCTCAGACATAGGACTTGAG CTGTACTCATCCAAAGGGTGGTGTCAGTTCCTTATGGGAATCTGGGTGTGGCTGCGATCGGTCAACGTGTGGTCAACGCTCTTCCTCAGTGCCTTCCATCTCCAGACTTTGAGGCGTGTGACACCAACTTCTGGGGTCCTTCATGGGTCCCGAGGCCTTCCTGTGACCTTACTGCTGAGTCTGGGCCTCATCTGGATCCTTAACTTTATTTACGCCATTCCTGCTCACATTTTCTCCACTAATGGGAACATGAACACTACAGAG acCCTGATGCTGGTGAGCAGTACAACGCGCCCCCTGCTGGGCTGTGTCTGGAACTTTCCTTCCAGCTACAGTGGCCTGGCCTATGCCACCACATCCATGGTGATACATGAAACTATTCCCATCTTCTTGATGGCATTAACCAATATGAGCTCCCTTTACACACTCTACACACATGGTAGGGTGCGGAGTTCAGTGAAAGATGGACCTGTTATAAAGCGGGTGCCAGCTGAGAGACGAGCAGCCAAG GTGATTCTCGCTCTCATAATGCTCTTCATTGCATCTTGGGGAACCAGCGTTATCTCTGTCAACTATTTCAACTACAACCGCGGCTCCTCCGCTGACTTTCTCCTGATCATTGCTCGGTTTGCCAACATTATCTTCATTGCCATGTCACCTGCTGTCCTGGCAATAGGACACCGGGGCCTGCGTACTTGTATTAAGTCAACGCTCACTCATTGA
- the LOC125006940 gene encoding olfactory receptor class A-like protein 4, with translation MSEVLTIDAILFGFLVFSGILGNILVINVVFKSAIESPSRRLPPSDTILAHLSLANLLTSLFRTVPIFISDLGLDVSLSPGWCRVFMLLWVWWRAVGCWVTLALSLFHCTTLRRTHVNFGPLAQQRERRRVWIVLGVVWGANLAFSIPALVYSTHVHGNATVELMVISCTTRPLLGCIWEFPSIEQGSAFASASLALNEVLPLVLMVCTNLATLHALAKHIRAVTSGGDSGGAHGELDKHVSTERKAAHVIMSLVSLFVVCWALQVAAVTYYNHDGGHHAEGLLTVAHFSASLFVGFSPMVVALGHGKLRRKITNMILGWTKVLHGHSEDTVEASKSPKTKGKKGKETVFVLQKEANVTKVKEKIKANK, from the exons ATGTCAGAGGTCCTCACTATCGATGCTATTTTGTTTGGGTTCTTGGTCTTTTCTGGCATTCTGGGAAACATCTTGGTCATCAATGTG GTGTTTAAGTCAGCCATTGAGAGTCCATCTCGGAGACTCCCTCCCTCCGACACTATTTTGGCACACCTGTCTCTTGCCAACCTCCTGACCTCACTCTTCCGCACAGTTCCTATTTTCATATCGGACTTGGGCttggatgtgtctctgtctccgggATGGTGCAGAGTTTTCATGTTGCTTTGGGTGTGGTGGCGAGCTGTGGGATGTTGGGTAACTTTAGCACTTAGCCTTTTCCACTGCACTACCCTCAGGCGAACACATGTGAACTTTGGTCCTCTCGCACAGCAGAGGGAGAGGCGGCGTGTATGGATTGTTCTGGGGGTTGTATGGGGGGCAAACCTGGCCTTTTCCATTCCTGCACTGGTATATAGCACTCATGTTCATGGCAACGCCACGGTGGAACTGATGGTGATCAGCTGCACCACAAGACCTCTGCTGGGCTGCATCTGGGAGTTCCCCTCCATCGAACAAGGCTCAGCGTTCGCGTCCGCTTCACTTGCACTCAACGAGGTGCTGCCGTTGGTGCTGATGGTTTGCACCAACTTGGCCACACTGCACGCTCTGGCCAAGCACATCCGAGCTGTTACCTCAGGGGGAGACTCAGGAGGAGCCCATGGGGAGCTGGACAAACATGTGTCCACTGAACGTAAGGCAGCTCATGTGATCATGTCACTGGTGTCCCTCTTTGTGGTCTGCTGGGCGTTGCAGGTTGCTGCGGTGACATACTACAACCATGATGGAGGGCACCATGCTGAAGGGCTGCTGACTGTTGCTCATTTCTCTGCTTCCCTGTTTGTAGGATTCAGTCCCATGGTGGTGGCACTGGGACATGGCAAGCTAAGgagaaaaattacaaatatgaTACTGGGATGGACTAAAGTTCTTCATGGTCACAGTGAGGACACAGTAGAGGCGAGTAAATCCCCAAAGACTAAAGGAAAGAAGGgtaaagaaactgtttttgttcttcaaaAAGAAGCAAACGTcacaaaggtgaaagaaaaaattaaagcaaacaaGTAA
- the fndc10 gene encoding fibronectin type III domain-containing protein 10 has translation MKTRQRPSLLALLALLLCTLHQAAGSHRGSSASSSASSSEVRGREDVGTAPNWLRQTNISSSHDSRPSPKLGEITGHVKSFNTSRGNNTTVIFERSIRALSWSPEEEVSPVCAYRVMEGGIGGQLCFRHTLFGYRCHKGDCRTSVSLGNLVANILINGSVLLQWTHETESTMTGQDVKTKETAAGPMKSGTNLTNEEARSSIVVRGRRHRLGGFELNCWWNGSYTQFECAGVHLGSGCRDFLLTELHENIPYRICLRSLSHPDPTKKGAQQDCVEFTLPPSGMQDIVIAMTTVGGAICVMLVIICLLVAYITENIMSPTTQHTYSYRTHSRH, from the coding sequence ATGAAAACCCGACAACGACCATCACTGCTCGCCTTATTGGCACTCCTGCTGTGCACATTACACCAGGCAGCTGGGTCTCATCGCGGCAGCTCAGCCTCATCATCAGCATCCTCATCAGAGGTGAGAGGCAGGGAGGATGTGGGGACTGCCCCGAACTGGCTCAGACAGACTAACATCAGCTCCAGTCATGATAGCAGGCCATCACCAAAGCTTGGAGAAATAACAGGCCATGTGAAAAGCTTCAACACCAGCCGAGGCAATAATACTACTGTGATATTTGAAAGGTCTATCAGGGCACTGAGCTGGAGCCCAGAGGAAGAGGTGTCACCAGTTTGTGCCTACCGAGTAATGGAGGGAGGCATTGGGGGGCAACTGTGTTTTCGACATACACTGTTTGGGTACAGGTGTCATAAGGGAGACTGCAGGACATCTGTCTCTTTGGGGAATCTGGTGGCAAATATTCTTATTAACGGCAGTGTACTGTTACAGTGGACACATGAGACGGAATCCACAATGACTGGCCAAGATGTGAAGACTAAAGAGACAGCAGCTGGTCCGATGAAGAGTGggacaaatttaacaaatgagGAAGCTCGATCAAGTATTGTTGTAAGAGGCCGGCGACACAGACTTGGAGGCTTTGAGTTAAACTGCTGGTGGAACGGAAGCTACACTCAGTTTGAGTGCGCTGGTGTCCATCTTGGATCAGGCTGTAGGGACTTTCTCCTCACCGAGCTGCATGAAAATATCCCATACCGCATCTGTCTACGCTCCCTGTCTCACCCAGATCCAACGAAAAAGGGAGCGCAGCAGGACTGTGTGGAGTTCACACTGCCACCATCTGGGATGCAGGACATCGTAATTGCCATGACAACGGTGGGAGGGGCTATTTGCGTGATGCTGGTCATCATCTGTTTGCTGGTGGCATACATCACAGAGAACATCATGAGCCCAACAACACAGCACACATACTCTTACCGTACTCACTCACGTCACTGA
- the ssu72 gene encoding RNA polymerase II subunit A C-terminal domain phosphatase SSU72: protein MPSHPLRVAVVCSSNQNRSMEAHNILSKRGFDVRSFGTGSHVKLPGPAPDKPNVYDFKTTYEQMYNDLVRKDKELYTQNGILHMLDRNKRIKSKPERFQNCKDKFDLVITCEERVYDQVLEDLNSREQETLQPVHVINVDIQDNHEEATLGAFLICELCQCIQHTDDMENEIDELLQEFEDKSNRPFLHTVCFY, encoded by the exons ATGCCGAGCCACCCGCTGCGTGTAGCGGTTGTGTGCTCGAGCAACCAGAATCGCAGTATGGAAGCGCACAATATCCTCAG CAAACGTGGATTTGATGTGCGTTCATTCGGGACAGGCTCTCATGTGAAGCTTCCCGGCCCTGCCCCGGATAAGCCAAATGTCTATGACTTCAAAACGACATATGAACAGATGTACAACGACTTGGTCCGCAAGGACAAGGAACT ATATACACAGAACGGCATCTTGCACATGCTGGACCGCAACAAACGCATCAAATCAAAGCCAGAGCGCTTTCAAAACTGCAAGGACAAGTTTGACCTGGTCATCACCTGTGAAGAGAGAGTCTATGACCAAGTGCTGGAGG ATCTAAATTCAAGAGAGCAGGAGACTCTGCAGCCTGTACATGTAATCAATGTAGACATTCAGGATAACCACGAGGAAGCCACGCTGGGCGCCTTCCTCATCTGTGAGCTGTGTCAATGT ATCCAGCACACTGACGACATGGAGAATGAAATCGATGAGCTCCTACAAGAGTTTGAGGATAAGAGCAACCGGCCTTTTCTTCACACTGTCTGCTTCTactga